ACGCCGAGGTCAGGGGTTCGATCCCCCTCATCTCCACCATTGCCGCAAACCGCAGCCTGCCGTCGGCATCACTTGATAAAACTATTATCCAAGGATGCCGCAAATAATCGGAGACCTTGAAATGCCCCGCAGCGCGGAAATAGAAAGAAAGACCAAGGAAACCCAGATTCTGGCCAAGCTTGATGTGGACGGCTCCGGTAAAAGCGAGATCAGCACGGGGGTTCCGTTTTTCGATCATATGCTGGATTTGTTCTCTGTTCATGGGTTCTTCGACCTCACGCTGAAAGCCACCGGCGATGTGGCGGTTGATTATCATCATACGGTGGAGGATGTGGGCATCGTGCTGGGGGATGCCATCCGCGAGTCCCTGGGCGAGCGAAAAGGCATCCGGAGATACGGCCATGCCGTCACTCCGATGGATGATACGCTGGCGGAAGTTACCATTGATCTGTCCAATCGGCCCTATCTGGCCTATCATCTGCCGGATGCGTTTCAGCCGAAATTTGCGGATTTGGCAACCGAGTTCTTCCGCTCCATTGCCAATCATGCGGGAATGAATCTGCATGTCAACGTGCGCTACGGGCATAACGATCACCATGTCACCGAGGCGATTTTCAAGTCCTTCGGCCGGGCGCTGGACCAGGCGGTATCTCTGGATGAACGCATTTCCCGGGTACACTCCACCAAGGGAACTATTTAAATCTTTCCGGGTAGAAAACCATGATCATTATTCCGGCAATTGATATCAAAGGCGGCCGCTGTGTCCGTCTGGCGCAGGGCCGCATGGATGAAGAGACGGTCTATTCGGATGATCCGGCCGCAATGGCGATGCGCTGGGAAAAAGACGGCGCGGGTCGCCTGCATGTGGTGGATCTTGACGGGGCGATTGAAAAAAAGCCCAAAAACCTGCCGCAGATCCGCGCCATTATTGATGCCGTGGAGATTCCGGTTCAGGTCGGGGGCGGTATCCGGGATATGGAGACCCTCCGCATGTATCTGGAAAGCGGCGTGGACCGGGTGGTTATCGGCACCGAGGCCATCCGTAACCCGGATCTGGTCAGGCAGGCCTGTCAGGCTTACCCGGATCGGATCGTTGTGGGCATTGATGCAAGAGGCGGCCGGGTGGCCATTGAAGGCTGGACGGAAACCACCGACGCAAGTGCCGTGGAACTGGCCCGACAGTTTGAGCACAGCGGGGTGGCGGCGATTAATTTTACCGATATCGAGCGCGACGGCATGCGCACCGGGCCGAATATTAAAGAAACCCGCCGGCTGGCCGAGTCCGTGTCGATTCCTGTGGTCGCATCCGGCGGGGTTTCATCCCTGGATGATATCAAAGCCCTGCTGCCGCTGGCTTCTGCCGGGGTGGTCGGGGTGATCATCGGCAAAGCCCTGTATGACGGCAATGTGGATCTGCCTGCCGCAGTAAGGCTTGTAAGCGGGGCTTCTAAGTAACTTGACGGGTTTTAGGTATTAGGTATTAGGTATTAGGTGTAAAATTCAAGGTTTCAGTGTTCAGATCTGAAGCATTTTGGCTCGCTCGCATAATATTTCCTGAAACCTGAAACCTGAAACCTATCATCCATTGCCCCTGAAAATTGACAGTCTCGTAAAAAGTCGATTTAGAGATGGCAAAGCAAAATGTTCAAGATCGCGGCGCGCAAATCCCGAGGAATGCAGCGTACTTACTCGTACGTGAAATTCCGAGGGATGCAGCGCAACAAAGATATTGGACTTTTTGCTTTGCCATCAAAATTGGTTAAATCAATTTGACAGATCGTATATTAGGATTTAATTTCTTTAGTTACGGTTAATGTGATGCGACAGGGCGGTTCAGGCCTGACTGCCCGAGACTTTTCCCCGCCCATATTGTCGTCTGGGTGCACCAAACATCTGCGGAGTGCGTTTATTGGCGATTTATATCCCGGAAGATAAGCTTGCTGAGATCCGAAATACCACTGATATTGTGGATGTTGTCTCTGAGCGGGTGGCACTGAAAAAAACCGGGAAAGACTATACCGGGCTCTGCCCCTTTCATTCAGAAAAGACCCCCTCCTTTACAGTGAGTTCCACCAAGCAGATATTCTATTGTTTCGGCTGCGGCGCCGGGGGGGATGTTTTTAACTTTTTGATCCGGTTTGAGGGCATCAGTTTTCCGGAGGCAGCGCAGTCCCTGGCGCGTCAATGCGGTATTGAGCTGCCCACACGTCATATGAGCGCATCGGAGAAACAGGCGGTCTCCGAGCGGGAAAAGCTCTTTGATATCAATAAAAAGGTGCTGGCCTATTACCGGAATCAGCTGCTGCGGCAGCCGGCCGGGGAAAAAGCCCGTGCCTATCTGGAGAACCGGGGCTTTAGCCGCGAAATTATCGATCGGTTCGGATTGGGCTATGCGCCGGAAGGCTGGGACAACCTGATCCGCTTGTTTAGAAAAGAGCAGATTCCGGTCAGCCTGGCCGAAAAGGCCGGGCTGATTGTGCCGCGTTCATCCAAGACCGGCTATTATGATCGGTTCCGCAACCGCATCATGTTCCCGATCGTTGATGCAACCCGCCGGATCATTGCTTTTGGCGGCCGTGTTTTGGATGACGCCACGCCCAAGTATTTGAATTCTCCGGAGACGCCCATATACAGCAAAAGCAGCTCCTTATACGGCATCCATGCAGCCAGGGAGAAATGCCGGGAGACCGGCATCGTATACATTGTGGAGGGCTATTTCGATATTTTGGCCATGCATCAGCACGGCATTGCTAACAGT
The DNA window shown above is from Desulfobacterales bacterium and carries:
- the hisB gene encoding imidazoleglycerol-phosphate dehydratase HisB, which produces MPRSAEIERKTKETQILAKLDVDGSGKSEISTGVPFFDHMLDLFSVHGFFDLTLKATGDVAVDYHHTVEDVGIVLGDAIRESLGERKGIRRYGHAVTPMDDTLAEVTIDLSNRPYLAYHLPDAFQPKFADLATEFFRSIANHAGMNLHVNVRYGHNDHHVTEAIFKSFGRALDQAVSLDERISRVHSTKGTI
- the hisA gene encoding 1-(5-phosphoribosyl)-5-[(5-phosphoribosylamino)methylideneamino]imidazole-4-carboxamide isomerase, which translates into the protein MIIIPAIDIKGGRCVRLAQGRMDEETVYSDDPAAMAMRWEKDGAGRLHVVDLDGAIEKKPKNLPQIRAIIDAVEIPVQVGGGIRDMETLRMYLESGVDRVVIGTEAIRNPDLVRQACQAYPDRIVVGIDARGGRVAIEGWTETTDASAVELARQFEHSGVAAINFTDIERDGMRTGPNIKETRRLAESVSIPVVASGGVSSLDDIKALLPLASAGVVGVIIGKALYDGNVDLPAAVRLVSGASK